The genomic region TGGTTCATGGGTTTGTTCTACATTGACTTTTGACAAAACCCAAAGTCCCATCCCcaagggaaaaaaagagaaagaagaaatggctTTGCTTGCTGGCAGCCCAATGCAAACGGCAGATTCTACTTGGAGGTGTACATTAAGGCCGACAACCCTGAACTCCAGTTAGATAACCCACCAATTAGAAGAAAACTTCTGTAGGCTGAACCTTTTGGATGCTATTCGACATGTTGATGACTTGATACAAGTGGCTGACTTCAGTACCTCAGGTAGGTTTCGGCCAACCACAACTACACTTGACAATTTTTAAGTCCAACATTAACGAGAAGATGAACTAACAAATCATTCAAAATGACtgcttctttttccttccatATGTGATCAATAATCAACAACCTGAGGGGCCACGTCCCCTGCTTCCAAGCTATATATAAGCCTTAGAGCATGCCTTGTTTTCCTCACTCAAACCATAAGAGAGAACTTTCCTTCTTTAAGAAAACAGTACTCTGCTTAGTTTCAAATCTCTAGAAATGGCCTCTTtcaattgttttgttttagcATTCTTCATggctttttcattttcaagcaTCAATGTTGGCCTAGCAGCTCGTTATCTTCTCCAGATGCCACCTTTACCACCAATGCCAACTTTCCCTAGAGCAACGCTGCCACCATTGCCATCTATTCCAAATCTCCCACAGCCAACAACACCAACATTGCCAACCACCCAACCATCTCTACCCAAGCCTGGAACTCTACCCCCTCTTCCTAGCATGCCAACCTTGCCCACCATCCCTAATACCCCCAAAATAACCCTACCACCTCTGCCTAACATGCCCTCAATCCCCACCATACCGACTACTATTCCATCCATCCCATTTTTCTCACCACCTCCTGCAAAAACTAGCCCTTGATGAAAATGTTCAGTTTGTGCTCCCTGATACAAAGAGTTTGGATTATGTGTCTTTGCTTTGGTGTGGTTTAatacttttaaacattaatctTGTATCACCAAGGGATTACATAGAGGCTTTTAGCCGATTGATTCATTCCAGTTTACTTGTGGcagaggtttttttttttattcatatttgtttGTACAAATATTGGGAGTTTGCTGTATTATTGGTGTCTTGTTCTTGTATGATCAGAAATCACTTtgtgattatatatattgaatgAATACCGCAATAATATTGTAAATTGTGGAATGATTGAATGCAAAGAATCAGTTG from Theobroma cacao cultivar B97-61/B2 chromosome 9, Criollo_cocoa_genome_V2, whole genome shotgun sequence harbors:
- the LOC108663223 gene encoding uncharacterized PE-PGRS family protein PE_PGRS10-like, with protein sequence LKVLNHTKAKTHNPNSLYQGAQTEHFHQGLVFAGGGEKNGMDGIVVGMVGIEGMLGRGGRVILGVLGMVGKVGMLGRGGRVPGLGRDGWVVGNVGVVGCGRFGIDGNGGSVALGKVGIGGKGGIWRR